A section of the Corvus hawaiiensis isolate bCorHaw1 chromosome 16, bCorHaw1.pri.cur, whole genome shotgun sequence genome encodes:
- the IL20RB gene encoding interleukin-20 receptor subunit beta isoform X1 translates to MRFPGWEPGDLRCVTGCECGKSLSKMPPKLICLFLCALSAPKLSGGDVLLPAPQSISILSTNMKHFLTWSPVIVQGATVRYSVEFQGEYEREYANGSWIPISECFLTTATVCNITEDISATVAYRLRVRAELGATRSRWGTMKGFFNRVTTSLTPPLLRVLADGYHLLVELADMGPAFQFRVLYWKKGHESRVQQKVMKEVNSMVHLDTMEAGAEYCVKAQTHVEAINRSSSFSPTHCVRAQRDTSMWLVTALTSSAGFAVAALTLPFLTWKISKIFQYSCCPVAVLPDTLKESEPPTQLILHGSEEAEKCDLMVVVMPSEEVLQLWIQKTL, encoded by the exons ATGAGGTTCCCTGGCTGGGAACCTGGAGACTTGAGATGTGTAACAGGATGTGAATGTGGGAAAAGCCTGAGCAAAATGCCACCAAAGCTCATCTGCCTCTTCCTCTGCGCTCTGAGTGCACCAAAGCTCTCAG GAGGAGATGTGTTGTTGCCAGCACCTCAGAGTATCTCCATTCTTTCAACCAACATGAAACACTTCTTAACTTGGAGTCCTGTGATCGTCCAGGGAGCAACTGTGAGATACTCAGTTGAGTTTCAGGG gGAATACGAACGGGAATACGCCAACGGGAGCTGGATCCCCATCTCGGAATGCTTCCTCACCACAGCCACAGTGTGCAACATCACAGAGGACATCTCAGCCACCGTGGCCTACAGGCTGCGGGTCAGGGCAGAGCTTGGTGCCACAAGGTCACGGTGGGGCACCATGAAAGGCTTCTTCAACCGCGTCACGA CTTCCCTGACCCCACCTCTGCTGAGGGTCCTGGCAGATGGGTACCATTTACTGGTGGAGCTGGCAGACATGGGACCGGCCTTCCAGTTCCGGGTGCTCTACTGGAAGAAGGGCCACGAGAGCAGG GTGCAGCAGAAGGTGATGAAAGAGGTGAACTCCATGGTTCACCTGGACACCATGGAGGCGGGAGCTGAGTATTGTGTGAAAGCTCAGACCCACGTCGAGGCCAtcaacaggagcagcagcttcagccCGACACACTGTGTGAGGGCTCAGC GTGACACATCCATGTGGCTGGTTACTGCCCTCACCTCCTCTGCTGGCTTTGCTGTGGCAGCTTTAACCCTGCCTTTCCTTACCTGGAAAATAAGCAAAATCTTTCAATATTCCTGCTGCCCCGTTGCTGTCCTGCCAGACACACTG aaagaatCAGAGCCCCCCACCCAGCTGATCCTGCATGGCAGTGAAGAAGCTGAGAAATGTGACCTGATGGTGGTTGTGATGCCCTCAGAAGAAGTTCTCCAGCTGTGGATTCAAAAAACACTTTAG
- the IL20RB gene encoding interleukin-20 receptor subunit beta isoform X2, producing the protein MKHFLTWSPVIVQGATVRYSVEFQGEYEREYANGSWIPISECFLTTATVCNITEDISATVAYRLRVRAELGATRSRWGTMKGFFNRVTTSLTPPLLRVLADGYHLLVELADMGPAFQFRVLYWKKGHESRVQQKVMKEVNSMVHLDTMEAGAEYCVKAQTHVEAINRSSSFSPTHCVRAQRDTSMWLVTALTSSAGFAVAALTLPFLTWKISKIFQYSCCPVAVLPDTLKESEPPTQLILHGSEEAEKCDLMVVVMPSEEVLQLWIQKTL; encoded by the exons ATGAAACACTTCTTAACTTGGAGTCCTGTGATCGTCCAGGGAGCAACTGTGAGATACTCAGTTGAGTTTCAGGG gGAATACGAACGGGAATACGCCAACGGGAGCTGGATCCCCATCTCGGAATGCTTCCTCACCACAGCCACAGTGTGCAACATCACAGAGGACATCTCAGCCACCGTGGCCTACAGGCTGCGGGTCAGGGCAGAGCTTGGTGCCACAAGGTCACGGTGGGGCACCATGAAAGGCTTCTTCAACCGCGTCACGA CTTCCCTGACCCCACCTCTGCTGAGGGTCCTGGCAGATGGGTACCATTTACTGGTGGAGCTGGCAGACATGGGACCGGCCTTCCAGTTCCGGGTGCTCTACTGGAAGAAGGGCCACGAGAGCAGG GTGCAGCAGAAGGTGATGAAAGAGGTGAACTCCATGGTTCACCTGGACACCATGGAGGCGGGAGCTGAGTATTGTGTGAAAGCTCAGACCCACGTCGAGGCCAtcaacaggagcagcagcttcagccCGACACACTGTGTGAGGGCTCAGC GTGACACATCCATGTGGCTGGTTACTGCCCTCACCTCCTCTGCTGGCTTTGCTGTGGCAGCTTTAACCCTGCCTTTCCTTACCTGGAAAATAAGCAAAATCTTTCAATATTCCTGCTGCCCCGTTGCTGTCCTGCCAGACACACTG aaagaatCAGAGCCCCCCACCCAGCTGATCCTGCATGGCAGTGAAGAAGCTGAGAAATGTGACCTGATGGTGGTTGTGATGCCCTCAGAAGAAGTTCTCCAGCTGTGGATTCAAAAAACACTTTAG